GGAGGTAGAACGTGAGCCAGCAGAATTCTGCTGCTCTTCGTCGTCTCTGCAATCCTGAGAGTCTACCTGGTTTTCTCTGTCCTTGTTCCCCTCTTTCAGTCCCTCCTTCTGCGTCTCTTCTTCCTCATTCTCAGTTGTTTGATCTGCTTCAAActcttcctccttttcctctaaACCATTttcctccacctgtaaacagacatgttcttcctcctcctcttcctgttgtTTACCTGGGACCAGCTctggttcctcctcctcttcctgttgtTTTCCTGGGTCCAGCTGTggttcctcctcttcctgtagTTTTCCTGAGTCCAGCTCTggttccttctcctcttcctgttgTTTTTCTGGGACCAGCTttggctcctcctcctcttcctgttgtTTTCCTGGGTCCAGCTCTggtttcctcctcttcctgttgTTTTCCTGGGTCTAGCTctggtttctcctctgtttctcgaCACGTGCCCATTAATATGTTTACCTCTCCAATCTCAGCCAGCAGGGTGGTGTTGAACGTGTTCTTGAAGTTCTCTGTGAAGCTCAGGTCTGTCTTGAGGCGGACCTTGTTGGCCCAGATCAGAGTGGTTCCTGAGGACCACATTAGAAATAAGCGTAATTTAATGCTTTCATGTGTTATATTCTGGGATTCTTTAAACAgttcaatcaaccaatcaaccaatcaatcaatcaacctggACGGCAGAAGTATCTCATGGTGAACAGCAGCTCTTCCAGGTAGTCATGGTGATACACCACGTCAGCCGCCAGCACGTAGTCATAGCGATAGACAGATCTGGGGTAGATGCGTTCCACGTCAGGACCCCAGGACAGAGCTGCAGCTTGGGGAGTGTTCCTACAGCGCCCTCTTGTGTTACGGAGCAGGTTGGCTCTCAGGTTACCTATGATCTCTGGTAGGTCTGTAGCTGTGACCCAGGCACCTGGGGACAGGAAGCACTCTGTTAttcaactaacagacacacaggTGGCCAGtaccaaatcaacccctagccaCTAGTTGTCTAGTGCCGACGACACTTCATGCAGATCTGAAAAGGTTGGATAGGTGTAAGTGGTATAGAATGCCGGGACCTCCTCCACCTAGCTAGCCACATTGATAGGACCTCCTCCACCTTGATAGGACCTCCTCCACATTGATAGGACCTCCTCCACCTTGGTATAACCTCCTCCACCTTGCAATCCACCTTGATAGGACCTCCTCCACCTTGCAATCCACCTTGATAGGACCTCCTCCACCTTGCTAGCCACCTTGATAGGACCTCCTCCACCTTGCTAGCCACCTTACTAGGACTTCCTCCACTTTGCTAGTCACCTTGgtagaacctcctccaccttgctAGCCACCTTGCTAGCCACCTTGATAGGACCTCCTCCACCTTGCTAGCCACCTTGATAGGACCTCCTCCACCTTGCTAGCCACCTTGATAGGACCTCCTCCACCTTGCTAGCCACCTTGATAGGAACTCCTCCACCTTGCTTACCGCCATGATAGGACCCTCTCCACCTTGCTAGCCACCTTGATAAGACCTCCTCCACCTTGCTAGCCACCTTGATAGGACCTCCTCCACCTTGCTAGCCACCTTGCTAGGACCTCCTCCACCTTCCTAACTGCCATGATAGGGCCTCCTCCACCTTGATAGGACCTCCTCCACCTTGCTAGGGCCTCCTCCACCTTGCTAGCCACCTTGATAGGACCTCCTCCATCTTGCTAGCCACCTTGATAGGTCCTCCTCCACCTTGCTAGCCACCTTGATAGGACCTCCTCCACCTTGATAGGACCTCCTCCACCTTGCTAGGGCCTCCTCCACCTTGCTAGCCACCTTGATAGGGCCTCCTCCACCTTGCTAGCCACCTTGATAGGACCTCCTCCATCTTGCTAGCCACCTTGATAGGACCTCCTCCACCTTACTAGCCACCCTGACAGGACCTCCTCCACCTTACTAGCCACCTTGATAGGCTAGGTAGAAATGTTGCCATATTTCTTACACCTCTCCGATCTTCTCAGATGTACAATATGAGTAAATTTAATGCCCAGACTCACCTAGGAGTGTGGCTACAATAGACACTAGGCCAGGACCTGCTCCGAGCTCCAGCACTGCCTTGTCCACCAGGTTCAACTGCTCAACGTTGGTCTCTAGGTAGTGACACAGAGCCAACGCCTGCAGGCAACCAGAGTTACTATAGAAACCATCATTATAGTTGTTATAACTTCAACCATAGTTACTATAGAAACCATCATTTTAGTTGTTAGAACTTCATCCATAGTTACTATAGAGACCATCATTATAGTTGTTAGAACTTCAACCATAGTTACTTTTGAAACCATCATTATAGTTGTTATAACTTCAACCGTAGTTACTATAGAAACCATCATTATAGTTGTTAGAACTTCATCCACAGTTACTATAGAAACCATCATTATAGTTGTTAGAACTTCCACCATTGTTACTATAGAAACCATCATTATAGTTGTTAGAACTTCATCCATAGTTACTTTTGAAACCATCATTATAGTTGTTAG
This genomic interval from Oncorhynchus tshawytscha isolate Ot180627B unplaced genomic scaffold, Otsh_v2.0 Un_contig_837_pilon_pilon, whole genome shotgun sequence contains the following:
- the LOC112241598 gene encoding protein-lysine methyltransferase METTL21C-like isoform X1, with amino-acid sequence MDPLGTNHKDEKDTAFITVEEEEDEKDDSETTVIDGEEESDDKAKETEPRQQKEQAWAPTTYSKFGKEVFCYVGEEISIFEALDSYGAVTWPAALALCHYLETNVEQLNLVDKAVLELGAGPGLVSIVATLLGAWVTATDLPEIIGNLRANLLRNTRGRCRNTPQAAALSWGPDVERIYPRSVYRYDYVLAADVVYHHDYLEELLFTMRYFCRPGTTLIWANKVRLKTDLSFTENFKNTFNTTLLAEIGEVNILMGTCRETEEKPELDPGKQQEEEETRAGPRKTTGRGGGAKAGPRKTTGRGEGTRAGLRKTTGRGGTTAGPRKTTGRGGGRTCLFTGGGKWFRGKGGRV
- the LOC112241598 gene encoding protein-lysine methyltransferase METTL21C-like isoform X2; the protein is MDPLGTNHKDEKDTAFITVEEEEDEKDDSETTVIDGEEESDDKAKETEPRQQKEQAWAPTTYSKFGKEVFCYVGEEISIFEALDSYGAVTWPAALALCHYLETNVEQLNLVDKAVLELGAGPGLVSIVATLLGAWVTATDLPEIIGNLRANLLRNTRGRCRNTPQAAALSWGPDVERIYPRSVYRYDYVLAADVVYHHDYLEELLFTMRYFCRPGTTLIWANKVRLKTDLSFTENFKNTFNTTLLAEIGEVNILMGTCRETEEKPELDPGKQQEEEETRAGPRKTTGRGGGAKAGPRKTTGRGEGTRAGLRKTTGRGGTTAGPRKTTGRGGGTRAGPR